In Betaproteobacteria bacterium, one genomic interval encodes:
- a CDS encoding DMT family transporter yields the protein MTSSWMLVAGALFATMGVFAKLLAGQFTGAELSLYRSLVGLVAVGAFVMWKRKSLATSFWKGHFWRGSTGTISLVAYFYAMTQLPLATAIALNYTSPLWLALLSTIMLGERFKPRLMIAIALGFVGAALLLRPTFSGANAHAGFIGLASGFFAACAYANVKKLGDAGEPEWRVVFYFALAGIMGSALTQVVVEHDFHPVKAGNIGLLLGLGVTATLAQLAMTRAYHSGNTLVVGAFAYSTVIFASLAGIFIFDELLPPIAWAGMAIIITSGLLAKAGSERKGDKLPALPAEED from the coding sequence ATGACATCATCCTGGATGTTGGTGGCGGGCGCCTTGTTCGCCACCATGGGTGTTTTTGCCAAATTGCTGGCTGGGCAATTTACCGGTGCGGAGCTATCGCTGTATCGCTCGCTCGTTGGCCTCGTCGCGGTTGGCGCATTCGTGATGTGGAAGCGCAAATCGCTCGCCACATCATTCTGGAAAGGACATTTCTGGCGCGGGTCCACCGGGACTATATCGCTCGTCGCGTATTTCTATGCGATGACTCAGTTGCCATTGGCCACCGCCATCGCGCTCAACTACACGTCGCCGCTCTGGCTCGCACTTCTCTCCACCATTATGCTTGGCGAGCGATTCAAACCCCGGCTCATGATCGCTATCGCGCTTGGTTTTGTCGGTGCGGCACTGCTGCTGCGCCCCACCTTTTCCGGCGCAAACGCGCATGCGGGATTCATTGGCCTTGCCTCGGGTTTTTTCGCTGCTTGCGCGTATGCGAATGTGAAGAAGCTCGGCGATGCTGGCGAGCCCGAGTGGCGCGTGGTGTTCTATTTCGCCCTGGCCGGCATCATGGGCTCGGCATTGACACAAGTCGTGGTCGAGCATGATTTTCATCCGGTGAAAGCGGGCAATATCGGCCTGCTTCTCGGCTTGGGTGTGACTGCAACCCTTGCGCAACTGGCGATGACACGGGCCTATCACAGCGGCAACACGCTGGTGGTCGGGGCATTTGCCTATTCGACGGTGATCTTTGCGAGCCTCGCGGGGATTTTCATCTTCGACGAACTGCTGCCACCGATTGCCTGGGCCGGTATGGCGATCATCATCACCAGTGGCTTGCTGGCAAAAGCAGGGAGCGAGCGCAAGGGCGACAAGCTGCCGGCGTTGCCGGCCGAGGAGGATTAG
- a CDS encoding exodeoxyribonuclease VII small subunit: protein MAKITTATPKSFESALAELDQLVEKMESGQLPLEESLSAYQRGTELLKFCESVLKDAEQKIKVLDGGELKDLSL, encoded by the coding sequence ATGGCCAAAATCACAACTGCTACACCGAAGAGTTTCGAATCCGCGCTGGCCGAGCTTGACCAGTTGGTGGAGAAGATGGAAAGCGGCCAGCTGCCGCTGGAAGAATCGCTTTCCGCCTATCAACGCGGCACCGAACTGCTCAAGTTCTGCGAAAGCGTCCTCAAGGATGCCGAGCAGAAAATCAAGGTGCTCGACGGCGGCGAACTCAAAGATTTGTCGTTGTAA
- a CDS encoding aromatic ring-hydroxylating dioxygenase subunit alpha encodes MSKLLGARELSPVATQLPISWYFDPAIHERELEVFFRNGPSYVGHELMAPHANDFRALEMTNGAWALVNNGANIELVSNICRHRQAVMLKGSGQLPSGNIVCPIHRWTYDGEGKLLGAPHFPQQPCLDLPRKNLQKWNGMLFQGPRDIAADLGRLGCVKDLDFSGHVLNKVEVTEYNFNWKTFIEVYLEDYHVEPFHPGLGKFVDCAKLEWEFGEWYSVQTVGVNKSLSRPGSDVYKRWHEMVLNYRNGEAPAYGAIWLTYYPNIMVEWYPHVLVISTIIPRGPEKCSNVVEFYYPEEIALFEPEFIAAEQKAYDETAVEDEEICQRMNDGRKLLWQEGRDEQGPYQSPMEDGMVHFHEFIRREMAV; translated from the coding sequence ATGTCCAAACTGCTCGGTGCGCGAGAACTTTCTCCCGTCGCAACACAATTGCCCATTAGTTGGTATTTTGACCCCGCCATTCACGAGCGGGAGCTTGAGGTATTTTTCAGGAACGGCCCAAGCTACGTCGGCCACGAATTGATGGCCCCGCACGCCAACGATTTTCGCGCGCTGGAAATGACCAACGGCGCCTGGGCGCTCGTCAATAACGGCGCAAATATCGAGCTCGTGTCGAATATCTGCCGGCATCGCCAGGCGGTGATGTTAAAGGGCAGCGGTCAATTGCCAAGCGGCAACATCGTCTGCCCGATTCATCGCTGGACCTATGATGGCGAAGGCAAGTTGCTCGGGGCGCCGCATTTCCCGCAGCAACCCTGTCTCGATCTTCCGCGCAAGAATTTGCAGAAGTGGAACGGCATGCTGTTTCAGGGGCCGCGCGATATTGCCGCCGACCTGGGGCGGCTTGGCTGCGTGAAGGATCTGGATTTCTCCGGCCATGTGCTGAACAAGGTCGAAGTCACCGAATACAATTTCAACTGGAAGACCTTCATCGAGGTCTATCTGGAGGATTACCACGTTGAACCGTTCCATCCCGGTCTCGGCAAGTTTGTCGATTGCGCCAAGCTGGAATGGGAATTTGGCGAGTGGTACAGCGTGCAAACCGTGGGCGTGAACAAGTCCCTGTCGCGCCCCGGTAGTGATGTGTACAAACGCTGGCACGAGATGGTGCTCAATTACCGCAACGGCGAGGCGCCGGCATATGGCGCGATCTGGCTGACTTACTATCCGAACATCATGGTCGAGTGGTATCCGCATGTGCTGGTGATCTCGACGATCATCCCGCGCGGGCCGGAGAAATGCAGCAATGTCGTCGAGTTCTACTATCCGGAAGAGATTGCCCTGTTCGAACCCGAGTTCATTGCAGCCGAGCAGAAGGCCTATGACGAAACGGCCGTGGAAGATGAAGAGATCTGCCAGCGCATGAACGACGGCCGCAAATTGTTGTGGCAGGAAGGCCGTGATGAACAGGGGCCGTATCAATCGCCGATGGAAGACGGGATGGTGCACTTCCATGAATTCATCCGGAGAGAAATGGCGGTGTAG